A portion of the Paenibacillus hamazuiensis genome contains these proteins:
- a CDS encoding ABC transporter ATP-binding protein, which produces MAGIWINHLYKRYGKDKHDVVKDFHLEIEDKEFLVFVGPSGCGKSTTLRMIAGLEDVSEGEIYIGDTLVNHLPPKDRDIAMVFQNYALYPNLTVYENIAFGLRMRKLPKHEIDQAVKKAARVLEIEPYLERKPKELSGGQRQRVALGRAIVRSPKVFLMDEPLSNLDAKLRAQMRTEIIKLHKSLGVTFIYVTHDQVEAMTMGDRIVVMKDGIIQQVDKPEVIYRYPSNTFVAGFIGSPQMNFIEGRIVENVPGKLEFSTSRFSLEIPADTAGMLLKHKQLNRTVTMGLRPEYISLEGLYSDTLLTGECKLSELMGADRFLHLDIGQDRLLVVRVNPHFQYEDNEKVRIAPDMTKALFFHIDTGERFKD; this is translated from the coding sequence ATGGCAGGAATATGGATCAATCATTTGTACAAACGATACGGCAAAGACAAACACGATGTCGTGAAAGATTTTCATCTCGAGATTGAGGATAAGGAATTTCTCGTGTTTGTCGGCCCGTCCGGCTGCGGCAAATCGACGACGCTGCGGATGATCGCCGGGCTGGAGGACGTGTCCGAAGGGGAAATTTATATCGGGGATACGCTCGTGAACCATCTGCCGCCGAAAGACCGGGACATCGCGATGGTGTTTCAAAACTATGCGCTCTACCCGAATCTCACGGTGTACGAGAACATCGCCTTCGGTCTCCGCATGCGGAAGCTGCCGAAGCACGAAATCGATCAGGCGGTGAAAAAGGCGGCCAGAGTGCTGGAAATCGAGCCATATTTGGAGCGCAAGCCGAAGGAGCTGTCCGGCGGACAGCGGCAGCGCGTCGCGCTTGGCCGGGCGATCGTCCGAAGTCCGAAGGTGTTCCTGATGGATGAGCCGCTGTCCAATCTGGACGCCAAGCTGCGCGCGCAAATGCGCACGGAAATTATCAAGCTTCACAAGTCGCTGGGTGTGACCTTCATCTACGTGACGCACGATCAGGTTGAAGCGATGACAATGGGCGACCGGATTGTCGTCATGAAGGACGGCATCATCCAGCAGGTCGACAAGCCGGAGGTGATTTACCGCTATCCGAGCAATACGTTCGTCGCCGGCTTTATCGGCTCGCCGCAGATGAATTTTATCGAGGGACGCATCGTCGAAAACGTTCCGGGCAAGCTGGAATTTTCCACCTCGCGGTTTTCGCTGGAAATTCCTGCGGATACAGCCGGAATGCTGCTCAAACATAAGCAGCTGAACCGGACGGTGACGATGGGGCTGCGGCCGGAGTATATCAGCCTGGAGGGGCTGTACTCCGACACGCTGCTGACCGGCGAGTGCAAGCTGAGCGAGCTGATGGGGGCGGACCGCTTCCTGCATCTCGATATCGGGCAGGACCGGCTGCTCGTTGTCCGGGTGAACCCGCATTTCCAATACGAGGACAACGAAAAAGTGCGGATTGCGCCGGATATGACCAAAGCGTTGTTTTTTCACATCGATACCGGCGAAAGATTCAAAGATTAG
- a CDS encoding extracellular solute-binding protein, with the protein MVFTTRSGMSRKRRILLLLVSLLAASVMPVPLPAGESPAIAAEPKTGPPAGRQAAGDPSAIEPYYASALKAWQDQGVPDATGAVTIRAAVPSARSDAVSAAPGSMDGKPDVLLWKGAEAGWIEYRFDVPAAGLYEIHASYRPLPGSGIGNPIVWDVALDGKRPFREASSITLYREWTDARPIVKNDDGDEVRPRSLELAAWRAKPFIDSEGAYAEPLKWYLAAGAHTIRLSGREPVALEELRLVPPQKIGTYAEVSGAYPSSAPVQANGFTLQAEDLSFKNDTSIKLFSDTDPRTVPVAKGRITYNTVGGRRWLYQNQEITWTFDVPETGKYKLALRTLQNAIAQKASFRRISIDGKTPFRELLDYRFPYSSDWKGTVLQSADGKPYEFYLKKGRHELSIAVNHAPIKPVLIGIDDLSGQLRRIEQDLRSLTGGLVDRNRTWKVAQELPDLRERLEKAAGTMSSLSAELQRINGGKDSVSQGLATSAQDIRTLLEKLDDVPYYADQITSMNQKISNFIDTLLQQPLQLDEIYIAPAEKKFPSMEASWISEAVGTVKNFFYSFEARDSLSKLNDRVLNVWVQRGRDYVDQLQQLADEQFTPETGIKVKVNLLPTPQLLVMSNAAGVQPDVALGLTQDLPVDYAIRGSVADLSKFPGFEEVQKRFSPGSWLPFYYNGGYYAVPETQSFLVLFYRKDILQQLGLKVPQTWDDVKEMLPALQRRSLNFYLNRNDYTPFFYQNRADFFEPSGLKTSLDSPQSFKSFKLWTDLFTTYAVEREVPSFYQHFRRGTMPIGVSDYNMYVQLAAAAPELTGRWGIAEIPGVKQPDGTIERWAGGGQRTGVIFEASKKKDQAWAFLKWWVSADVQARYGNDIEAVNGPAFRWNTSNVEAFVKLPWRPEDARVILEQWRWYKDVPNLPGGYFLERELKNAWLRSVVDGMNYRSSLETAVLDVNRELRRKQQEFGFVDAGGAVVKTLRLPEVSKPWEGVDAYVR; encoded by the coding sequence ATGGTTTTCACAACGCGCAGCGGCATGTCCCGCAAACGGCGGATACTCCTGCTGCTGGTGTCTCTTCTGGCGGCCTCCGTCATGCCGGTTCCGCTGCCGGCGGGCGAATCCCCGGCCATTGCGGCCGAGCCGAAGACAGGGCCGCCGGCGGGCCGGCAAGCGGCCGGCGACCCTTCGGCGATTGAGCCGTATTATGCGTCGGCGCTGAAGGCGTGGCAAGATCAAGGGGTTCCCGATGCGACGGGCGCCGTCACCATTCGGGCCGCAGTGCCTTCCGCCCGCTCGGATGCCGTGTCAGCTGCCCCGGGCAGTATGGACGGCAAGCCGGACGTGCTGCTCTGGAAGGGTGCGGAAGCGGGCTGGATCGAGTACCGGTTCGACGTGCCTGCGGCTGGACTGTATGAGATTCATGCCTCCTACCGTCCGCTCCCGGGCAGCGGCATCGGGAATCCGATCGTATGGGATGTTGCGCTCGACGGCAAACGGCCGTTTCGCGAGGCTTCCTCCATTACGCTGTACCGCGAATGGACGGACGCCCGGCCCATTGTGAAAAACGACGACGGGGACGAGGTGCGCCCGCGTTCCTTGGAGCTTGCCGCATGGCGCGCGAAGCCGTTCATCGACTCCGAGGGCGCCTATGCCGAGCCGCTGAAATGGTACCTCGCCGCAGGCGCCCATACGATCCGTTTAAGCGGGCGGGAGCCGGTGGCATTGGAGGAGCTTCGGCTCGTGCCCCCGCAAAAAATCGGCACCTACGCGGAGGTATCTGGCGCTTACCCGTCATCCGCTCCCGTTCAGGCAAACGGGTTTACGCTGCAGGCCGAAGATTTGTCGTTCAAAAACGATACGTCGATCAAGCTGTTTTCCGACACCGATCCGCGCACCGTGCCGGTGGCGAAAGGAAGAATTACATATAACACCGTCGGAGGCCGGCGGTGGCTGTATCAAAATCAGGAAATCACCTGGACGTTTGATGTCCCGGAAACCGGCAAATACAAGCTGGCGCTGCGGACGCTGCAAAACGCGATTGCGCAAAAAGCGTCGTTCCGCCGCATCAGCATCGACGGAAAAACGCCGTTCCGCGAGCTGCTCGACTACCGGTTTCCGTACTCCTCGGACTGGAAGGGTACGGTTCTTCAATCGGCCGACGGAAAACCGTACGAATTTTACTTAAAAAAAGGCCGGCATGAGCTGTCGATCGCCGTGAACCATGCGCCGATCAAGCCGGTGTTAATCGGGATCGACGACCTGTCCGGCCAGCTTCGCCGGATCGAGCAGGATTTGCGTTCGCTCACCGGGGGACTGGTCGACCGCAACCGGACGTGGAAGGTCGCGCAGGAGCTGCCGGATTTGCGGGAGCGGCTGGAGAAGGCGGCGGGAACGATGTCATCGCTTTCCGCAGAGCTGCAGCGGATCAACGGCGGGAAGGACAGCGTCAGCCAGGGGCTCGCCACATCGGCCCAGGACATTCGAACGCTGCTGGAGAAACTCGACGACGTTCCTTATTACGCCGATCAAATCACGAGCATGAACCAGAAAATCAGCAATTTTATCGATACGCTGCTGCAGCAGCCGCTCCAGCTGGATGAAATTTACATCGCTCCGGCCGAAAAAAAGTTCCCGAGCATGGAAGCTTCATGGATCTCTGAAGCGGTGGGCACGGTGAAAAATTTCTTCTACTCCTTTGAGGCGCGCGACAGCTTGAGCAAGCTGAACGACCGCGTGCTGAACGTCTGGGTGCAGCGGGGGCGCGACTACGTGGACCAGCTGCAGCAGCTGGCGGATGAGCAGTTTACACCGGAGACGGGCATCAAGGTCAAGGTCAATCTGCTGCCGACGCCGCAGCTGCTCGTCATGTCCAACGCGGCCGGAGTGCAGCCGGACGTGGCACTCGGACTGACGCAGGATTTGCCGGTCGATTATGCGATCCGCGGAAGCGTCGCCGATCTGTCGAAATTCCCGGGCTTTGAGGAGGTGCAGAAGCGGTTCAGCCCGGGCTCCTGGCTGCCGTTTTATTACAACGGCGGGTACTACGCGGTTCCCGAAACGCAGTCGTTTCTCGTTCTGTTTTACCGCAAAGACATATTGCAGCAGCTCGGCCTGAAGGTGCCGCAAACGTGGGACGACGTCAAGGAGATGCTGCCGGCGCTGCAGCGGCGTTCGCTTAATTTTTATCTGAACCGGAACGATTATACGCCGTTTTTTTATCAAAACCGCGCGGACTTTTTCGAGCCGTCCGGGCTCAAGACGTCGCTCGATTCGCCGCAAAGCTTCAAATCGTTCAAACTGTGGACCGACCTGTTCACCACTTACGCGGTGGAGCGGGAGGTGCCGAGCTTCTACCAGCACTTCCGCAGAGGTACGATGCCGATCGGCGTCTCCGATTACAACATGTACGTGCAGCTGGCCGCAGCTGCTCCGGAGCTGACCGGGCGGTGGGGCATCGCGGAAATTCCGGGCGTGAAGCAGCCGGACGGTACGATCGAACGCTGGGCCGGCGGCGGGCAGCGAACGGGCGTTATTTTCGAAGCGTCGAAGAAAAAAGACCAGGCGTGGGCTTTCCTGAAGTGGTGGGTTTCGGCCGATGTGCAGGCGCGCTACGGCAACGATATCGAAGCCGTGAACGGACCGGCCTTCCGCTGGAACACGTCGAATGTCGAAGCGTTCGTCAAGCTGCCGTGGAGGCCGGAGGACGCGCGTGTAATCCTCGAGCAGTGGCGCTGGTATAAGGACGTGCCGAATTTGCCCGGCGGTTATTTTCTCGAGAGGGAGCTGAAAAACGCCTGGCTGCGCTCCGTCGTCGACGGGATGAACTACCGCTCTTCGCTGGAGACGGCGGTGCTCGACGTCAACCGCGAGCTGCGTCGCAAGCAGCAGGAGTTCGGGTTCGTCGATGCCGGCGGAGCCGTCGTCAAAACGCTCCGTCTGCCGGAAGTAAGCAAACCGTGGGAAGGAGTCGACGCCTATGTTCGATAA
- a CDS encoding carbohydrate ABC transporter permease, translating to MFDKTSQMALDAATSGAAGKLRTEARSRARSKARGLLAVLWAHRFSYLFIAPFMLSFTAFILIPVLAAVGLSFTYFNAIQPPRFIGWQNYQYLLSQDLLFLKYALPNTFQFALLVGPCGYAAAFLLAWLISQLPGTLRRWFALAMYTPSLTAGIAMSIVWLPMLTGDRIGYLNSLLLQLGLIDVPKLWVTDKDYLMNSMIVVTLWSSMGVGFLAMLAGILNVNKELYEAGKLDGIGSRLQEIWYITIPSMKPQMLFGAVMAIVSTFKAGAIGVELSGTNPTPEYAGHLIINHIDDYGFIRFEMGYAAAISVFLLILMYLSNKLSWGLFGSREDE from the coding sequence ATGTTCGATAAAACATCGCAAATGGCGCTGGATGCAGCTACGTCGGGCGCAGCCGGAAAGCTGCGAACCGAAGCGCGGTCCAGGGCGCGGAGCAAGGCCCGCGGCCTGCTCGCGGTCCTTTGGGCTCATCGCTTCTCCTACCTGTTCATCGCGCCGTTTATGCTCAGCTTTACCGCATTTATTTTGATTCCCGTGCTGGCCGCCGTCGGGCTGAGCTTCACGTATTTCAACGCGATCCAGCCGCCCCGCTTCATCGGCTGGCAAAACTACCAGTACCTGCTGTCACAGGATCTGCTGTTTCTGAAATATGCGCTGCCGAATACGTTTCAGTTCGCGCTGCTGGTCGGCCCGTGCGGATACGCCGCCGCCTTTCTGCTGGCCTGGCTCATTTCGCAGCTGCCCGGCACGCTGCGCCGATGGTTCGCCTTGGCGATGTATACGCCGTCGCTTACCGCCGGCATCGCCATGTCGATCGTCTGGCTGCCGATGCTGACCGGTGATCGAATCGGTTATTTGAACAGCCTCCTGCTGCAGCTCGGTCTCATCGACGTGCCGAAGCTGTGGGTGACGGACAAAGATTATTTGATGAACTCGATGATCGTCGTCACGCTTTGGTCGAGCATGGGCGTCGGGTTTCTCGCAATGCTGGCCGGCATATTAAACGTCAACAAGGAGCTGTACGAGGCGGGCAAGCTGGACGGCATCGGCAGCAGGCTGCAGGAAATATGGTACATCACGATTCCGTCGATGAAACCGCAGATGCTGTTCGGAGCGGTGATGGCGATCGTCTCGACGTTTAAAGCCGGGGCCATCGGCGTCGAGCTGTCGGGAACGAACCCGACGCCCGAATATGCCGGGCATCTGATTATCAACCATATCGACGATTACGGCTTTATCCGGTTCGAAATGGGGTATGCGGCGGCGATTTCCGTGTTTCTGCTCATCCTGATGTATTTGTCCAACAAACTGAGCTGGGGGCTGTTCGGCTCCAGGGAGGATGAGTGA
- a CDS encoding carbohydrate ABC transporter permease — MKRNGFTPGLQNVWKQAKRLARENRLDGFQKALTLLMLLLAAFMLLPIVYIVGHAFKPYHELFVYPPNFFVREPTLQNFTELFLVAANSTVPMSRYLFNSAIITIAGVAGVTIVSAMCAYPISKLKFPGHKQVFALVLLTLMFAPEVMQIPRYLVVSRLGIMNTYWAHILPLLAMPVGVFLLKQFIDQLPNDLLEAARMDGAGELVVFLRVVIPVCMPAVATVAILTFQNAWGNVETSSLFMQDDDMKNFPFFLTTLTSNQANLVARQGAAAAAALIMFVPNLVIFLFLQGKVIATMAHSGIK, encoded by the coding sequence ATGAAACGAAACGGATTCACGCCGGGTCTTCAGAACGTTTGGAAACAAGCGAAGCGGCTGGCCCGCGAAAACCGGCTTGACGGCTTTCAGAAGGCGCTCACGCTGCTTATGCTGCTGCTCGCCGCCTTTATGCTGCTGCCCATCGTTTATATCGTGGGTCACGCTTTCAAGCCTTATCACGAGCTGTTCGTATATCCGCCGAACTTTTTCGTTCGGGAGCCGACGCTGCAAAACTTCACCGAGCTGTTTCTCGTTGCGGCGAATTCCACCGTCCCGATGTCGCGGTATTTGTTCAACAGCGCGATCATTACGATTGCCGGGGTCGCAGGGGTGACGATCGTCAGCGCGATGTGCGCGTACCCGATTTCCAAGCTCAAATTTCCCGGGCATAAACAGGTGTTTGCGCTTGTTTTGCTGACGCTCATGTTTGCGCCTGAAGTCATGCAGATTCCGCGGTATTTGGTCGTCAGCCGTCTCGGGATCATGAACACGTACTGGGCGCATATTTTACCGCTGCTCGCGATGCCGGTCGGCGTGTTTTTGCTTAAGCAGTTCATCGACCAGCTGCCGAACGATTTGCTCGAGGCCGCCCGTATGGACGGGGCCGGCGAACTCGTCGTGTTTTTGCGGGTGGTGATTCCGGTCTGCATGCCGGCCGTCGCCACGGTAGCGATTTTGACGTTCCAGAACGCCTGGGGCAACGTGGAAACGTCCTCCTTGTTCATGCAGGACGACGATATGAAAAATTTCCCGTTTTTTCTGACCACATTGACCAGCAACCAGGCCAATCTCGTGGCGCGGCAAGGGGCGGCAGCGGCGGCGGCGCTCATCATGTTCGTACCGAACCTCGTCATTTTTTTGTTTTTGCAGGGAAAAGTGATCGCCACGATGGCTCATTCGGGGATCAAGTAA
- a CDS encoding YIP1 family protein, whose product MRSFLRGRLRLTLLLPSLIAALLLPKEAAAYTPYNTNYKDGYEQLVWTQPAYNPAGAIGRELYVPDPNKPGQLMLSPLKQPQDLFIDERDQFYIADTGNNRIVHLDEQGNLVRILNVKESPLNKPQGLFVDGEGQIYIADTGNKRVVLLGKDGRLLREYKRPDSKFLPASFKYDPVKLVVDKRGFLYIVVLGGYQGLVQLDPEGEFQGFFGANATSFSVLDMFKRLIYSREMYQKEISKLPGSIASVAIDKEGLIYTASTELEAQQIKKLNIAGLDQLTSKGDFSTGNEKPKFGEIAFRDFNNRIPVLSDLTVDGDGNITAIDSKRKVVNQYDSSGNLLFFWWGDDSEVTTRLGLVKTPTAIANNSRNELFILDGENNLVQSFRLSEFGALVHQANHLTQAGQYEESEAPWAEAHRLNAYYTPAIAGMAKAAYKRGDYPRAQELFLKAGHAQGYSDAFWQNRLIWFQQNFGTLANAVLLATAVLVPAGRWSRRSGWRTRLQASARIRNPLAGQLAQALHILRHPIDGFAALRYEHKASWLSSFILLLLALVSYCVMRAGISFIFNPEVILDVNLLAAAVQFLAVWIGWVVANYLISSIYRGEGRFRDVVYGSSYAAFPLVLIGLPLTLLSNAMTLNETSIFHFLYYGLFVWIALLLFWQVQSMQNYTVGETAVNVALSVFTMTVCGVLVFITVGLTKELADFFYSVYQEVSVR is encoded by the coding sequence TTGCGCTCGTTTCTAAGAGGCAGGCTCCGCCTGACGCTGCTGCTGCCCTCGCTCATCGCGGCGCTGCTGCTGCCGAAGGAGGCTGCCGCCTACACTCCGTACAACACGAATTATAAAGACGGTTACGAGCAGCTGGTGTGGACCCAGCCGGCCTATAATCCGGCAGGGGCGATCGGACGCGAGCTTTACGTCCCCGATCCGAACAAGCCCGGGCAGCTGATGCTTTCGCCGCTTAAGCAGCCGCAGGATCTGTTTATCGACGAGCGGGATCAGTTCTATATCGCAGACACGGGGAACAACCGGATCGTCCATCTGGATGAACAAGGAAACCTGGTCCGCATTCTCAACGTCAAGGAAAGCCCGCTGAACAAGCCGCAAGGGCTGTTTGTCGACGGCGAAGGACAAATCTATATCGCCGATACCGGGAACAAAAGGGTTGTGCTGCTCGGCAAGGACGGCCGGCTGCTTCGCGAATACAAGCGGCCCGATTCGAAGTTTTTGCCCGCTTCGTTCAAATACGATCCGGTCAAGCTTGTCGTCGACAAGCGCGGATTTTTGTACATCGTCGTGCTCGGCGGCTATCAAGGGCTCGTGCAGCTCGATCCGGAAGGCGAGTTTCAAGGCTTTTTCGGCGCCAATGCGACCAGCTTTTCCGTGCTCGACATGTTCAAGAGGCTCATTTACTCCCGCGAGATGTACCAGAAGGAGATCAGCAAGCTGCCGGGATCGATTGCCAGCGTGGCTATCGACAAGGAAGGATTGATCTACACCGCTTCCACCGAGTTGGAGGCGCAGCAGATCAAGAAGCTGAACATCGCCGGACTGGACCAGCTGACGAGCAAGGGGGATTTCTCCACCGGCAATGAAAAGCCGAAATTCGGCGAAATCGCCTTCCGCGATTTCAATAACCGGATTCCCGTGCTTTCGGATTTGACGGTGGACGGGGACGGCAATATCACGGCGATCGATTCGAAGCGCAAGGTCGTCAATCAGTACGACAGCAGCGGCAATTTGCTGTTTTTCTGGTGGGGGGACGACAGCGAGGTGACCACCCGGCTCGGATTGGTCAAAACACCGACGGCGATTGCGAATAACTCGCGAAACGAGCTGTTCATCCTGGACGGGGAAAACAACCTCGTACAGTCGTTCCGGCTGTCCGAGTTCGGCGCCCTGGTGCATCAGGCCAACCATTTGACGCAGGCCGGCCAATATGAGGAAAGCGAAGCCCCCTGGGCCGAGGCGCACCGGCTTAACGCGTATTACACGCCGGCCATCGCCGGTATGGCCAAGGCGGCCTATAAACGGGGCGACTACCCAAGGGCGCAGGAGCTGTTTCTGAAAGCCGGTCACGCGCAAGGGTATTCGGATGCGTTTTGGCAAAACCGGCTGATCTGGTTTCAGCAAAATTTCGGGACGCTGGCGAATGCGGTGCTGCTGGCCACAGCGGTGTTAGTGCCGGCGGGCCGATGGAGCCGGCGAAGCGGCTGGAGAACGCGTCTGCAGGCCTCTGCGCGCATCCGGAATCCGCTCGCCGGTCAGCTCGCGCAGGCGCTGCACATCCTGCGGCATCCGATCGACGGCTTCGCAGCGCTTCGCTATGAGCATAAGGCCAGCTGGCTCAGCAGCTTCATCCTGCTTTTGCTTGCGCTCGTGTCGTATTGCGTCATGCGGGCGGGGATCAGCTTTATTTTTAACCCGGAGGTTATCCTTGATGTGAATCTGCTGGCGGCAGCGGTGCAGTTTCTCGCCGTCTGGATCGGGTGGGTCGTCGCCAACTATTTAATCAGCTCGATCTACCGTGGGGAAGGCAGGTTTCGCGACGTCGTATACGGCAGCTCTTATGCGGCGTTTCCGCTCGTGCTGATCGGCCTGCCGCTGACGCTGCTTTCGAACGCGATGACGTTAAACGAGACGTCGATTTTTCATTTTCTGTATTACGGTTTATTTGTGTGGATCGCTCTGCTGCTGTTTTGGCAGGTGCAGAGCATGCAAAATTACACCGTCGGCGAAACGGCCGTCAATGTCGCTTTGTCCGTATTTACGATGACCGTTTGCGGCGTGCTCGTCTTTATTACGGTCGGGCTGACGAAGGAGCTTGCCGATTTCTTTTATTCCGTGTACCAGGAGGTGTCGGTCCGATGA
- a CDS encoding aldo/keto reductase, translating to MGLRKLGRTGLKVSEVSLGTMAFGRWIDQKQSAEVLDVALDAGITLIDTADVYGKGSDTGNPLESGQSETILGNLLGSRRQQIILATKVHGRVGAGANDAGQSRYHIFRAVENSLRRLQTDYIDLYQVHRFDEHTPLEETLRALDDLVRQGKVRYIGCSNYAAWQIAKAHGISAQLNLHRYESVQPEYSIIARGIERELLPFAASEQVGVIVYSPLGRGLLTGKYAFEQAPPPGTRGAAGEKRLQALLEEERNFQIVVRLRSIAARKGWSLAQLALTWVVSRPHVTSAILGASNPRQVLESVQYVGDKLSEKELAEIDEITSGAHPDVALQR from the coding sequence ATTGGACTGAGAAAATTGGGAAGAACCGGCTTGAAGGTGTCGGAAGTAAGCCTCGGGACGATGGCGTTCGGGCGATGGATCGATCAGAAGCAATCGGCCGAGGTGCTGGATGTGGCGCTGGATGCGGGGATTACACTGATCGACACCGCCGACGTGTATGGAAAGGGATCGGACACCGGCAATCCGCTGGAGTCGGGGCAGTCGGAAACGATTTTGGGCAACCTGCTCGGCTCCCGCAGGCAGCAGATCATCTTGGCCACGAAGGTGCACGGACGGGTGGGAGCCGGGGCCAACGACGCAGGGCAAAGCCGCTATCATATTTTTCGCGCGGTCGAAAATAGCCTGCGGAGGCTGCAAACGGATTATATCGACTTGTATCAGGTGCACCGTTTCGATGAGCATACTCCGCTCGAAGAAACGCTCAGAGCGCTCGACGATTTGGTCCGCCAAGGCAAAGTCCGGTACATAGGCTGCTCCAACTACGCCGCTTGGCAAATCGCAAAAGCGCACGGGATTTCGGCGCAGTTGAATTTGCACCGGTACGAAAGTGTACAGCCCGAATACAGCATTATTGCCCGGGGAATAGAGCGGGAGCTGCTGCCCTTCGCCGCTTCGGAGCAGGTCGGGGTCATCGTATACAGCCCGCTCGGACGCGGACTTTTGACCGGCAAATACGCCTTCGAACAGGCTCCTCCTCCGGGGACGCGCGGGGCGGCCGGAGAAAAACGGCTGCAGGCGCTGCTCGAGGAAGAGCGGAATTTCCAAATCGTGGTGCGTTTAAGGAGCATCGCGGCCCGTAAAGGCTGGAGTCTGGCGCAGCTCGCACTCACGTGGGTCGTCAGCAGGCCGCATGTCACGTCCGCCATATTAGGCGCTTCGAATCCGAGACAGGTGCTCGAATCGGTTCAGTATGTCGGTGACAAGCTGAGTGAGAAGGAGCTTGCCGAAATCGATGAGATTACGAGCGGTGCACATCCCGATGTCGCCTTGCAGCGTTGA